A stretch of DNA from Lotus japonicus ecotype B-129 chromosome 4, LjGifu_v1.2:
gccaaaaagaagaaaagataaaaatgaccAAATGTAAAGCAGCTAACCTCACCTTCTATAGAGTTGGTTGTCTTCAAGGCTGGTTTATGGTGCAGTTATGTAGGTCTTCCCCTTACCAGTTTGGAAATACAGAGAAGCTCATTAGAAGACATAGACCACACCCCTATTGCAATGGTGGAGATGCGATCTTTTACAGTGCTCCACACATCATCAATGTGGTAACTTGATATTTATCAAACTAAACAAAAGGTCAAGAGAAATATCAGAAGACCATGGCCATAATTCTTTGATATGAGCCAAAATGAAGAAAACTTGATTAGAAGTTATTTACATTCAAGGATTATTAATTAAGAACTACAAACATCTGCTAAAGGTCAACATCATTTTCCACTAAAGAAAGATAGGTTCAAAGGGGTAATGCAGGGAAGTGTGGTttcatttgctccagtagccaACTTGCTTGATGCTGAACAAAAGGTAAAGAATAGATTGCCTAAGGAAGGATTGCCAACTTCCTATTGAGAAAATTTCTCATATAAGAGAATATTTCCTGGTTTTATATATGTCATAGTGGACTATTCCAACAAGAATCTCATGAAGCTTCTCAAATCCCAAGTTCTTGTCTTCATGAAATAGATACTTGTCAGGTGAACCATTGGCTACATACTCATAATTAAACTTATGCTCTCAGTTTCTATTCAAATAAAATCCATAAAGCTTAACCATATAGAAGTGATGAGCCCTTCCTATTGTACTCAACTCTCATGAACGGTTACTTAACTCTCTTGTGATCAGGACTTTCATGTAAGACCTTGATAGCTACATTGACTCCACTACTTAAACTTCCAAATAACACTACTCCACACCTTCCTGACTCCAATTTTTAAGAGGAGTTGTGAGTTTCAGCCCTTAATTGTTAAGAGGTAAATTTGATCAGCTACTCTCCTTCAATGTCGTTTATAAAATTGTATACATTGGATGTCTGAGTCATTGCATCTGGGGTGGCATCTTTGTGAAAACACCCCAAGTAGCAATTCCCAGCCTAACAATTAGAAGAATTTTGATTAATAACAATGTTAGAAGTTTATCATATGCACTTTAACGTGAAAGAGAAACTCTTAATACAAATTCAATGGTTTTGAAATTGAGCATTGAATTACcgaataaaataaatttgtagACACCATCCACCATGGAAATCATATGAAATGGTTAAATTTGTAAACATCATCTAACATATTAGACTCCTTAATTATTTGTATGTGAAAAAATAGAAGTACAAAAAAGAAGCTACGCTCTTGATCTCATCAATCACTAGTCTTAAGTATGAAGTTTGAGGAGTCATTCTATCGATAGCATTGATCAGTCATTGTCTCAGATTCCACAGCAATACTGAGAAAATTACTAGTACTTAATTGGAATGTTGGCAAGCCATCCATCTTCATCAATGAAAGATGATTTGGAATATTCTTGTAGTTCTGAAGCAGTTATATTCTTCTCCCACGTGACACGGAGGGGACTATTAGCCCCAGGTCCTGTACAGTCAACTTCTGCATAGGTAATCTTATCCCTGCAATAATTTGTTTACAAATTAagaagttaaataaaaaaagtctCTTCATATCGCATATTATATCAATACAATCCCATAAAAATACACAAACCGCTCAACATTGTAGCTAGCTCATTCTCAGACACCTAATTTAGTGGTTGTTTTGTAAACACCACAAACAAACCGCCTCTAAATAAGGTGTCTGAAAGTGAGCTGACTACTTAGTGATTTGTACTTTGTATATCACAGTTGTTACACTAATTCCCAAAGCAAACAAATATGATATGGCATTATCTACATAAAAGGTTATGATCAACAACACTGCATTATTATCATTTTTAGTGAATGCACTGATTCAAACTTACACTTGACCAGGAAAGTTCCAAAAGCTCCATCCTTTTCGGGTCACCACTGAAGAAAGGTACGTTTTATGAAATATAACTCTCGAGCAAGGGCCCCATGCTCTTCCTAGATTCACCTTACCAGTCCCATCAACCGAACCTCCCTCAAAAACAAAACCATTTGGGTCATTTGGTGAAGCCCTGGATTGAGCTGTGATAAAACCAGGAACATAACCCTGTCCATGTGTGACATTGATTTTGCAATCCTACAACAAACAGAAAGCCACATAACAACTAATTAATGCTTCATCATTTGATTTTCAAAAATCATTATAAAAAAGAGCTTACTGCTAACACTCATCGATCGATCTGTATTTATGTATTACCTCAAAATAAGATTGCCCGGCACCAGCAATGAAGTCCACCTCACCTTGAATGTAGCAATCTTTATAGTAATGGCGTCCCATCGCAGCAATGAGAGTGTCTTGATAACCCAGGAAACTACACTGGAAGAAGAAGGATTTGTCTCCAGCTACAACAGCTGCCACTGCTACTTTAATGTCCGCTTTGGGATTCATACTCGGTATATTACCCCCTACCAAATTATATGTGTTCTACAATTACAGAACAATACATTAGAAATTAAACAACTGAGTAGTTATCAAATTTGTAGGCATATCTAGTCATTAATGTGTTTACCTCAAAGGTGATGCCACTCACTATCACATTAGGTGGACTTGAAGTGAATGTAGCCTCCCAGCTAGCAGGTGTTCGGGTATCACCATAAGAAATGACTGTATTGCGACCGCCTTCTCCTTCTAAGATAATGCATGGTTTATCATATGGAATTGAAACTTTTTCCCTGCATAGTTTTACAACACGATCAAATACAACagtaaaatttaataatttatgaGAATATAAGAAGTAGCAACATTTCAACTCACGTGTACACGCCAGAATTTATGTGAATCTTAACCCACTGGGCATTGTTACTCTCTATAGAATTAATACCAGCTTGAATGCTTCCAAATGCTCCTCCACTGCCAGATTTATCGATGGTAATGGTTTTTGAAATGTGGTTTCCACCACAATCTATGGCTGCTCCAAGATAAAAGTAACAAATAACAAGCAGGATTAGAGGGGAAATCATTGGTTGAGGAAGCAACTCCATGGTATTTGATCACGTTTAGGTGAACTATGATACAATAACAATACATTTACATCTATAAATACAATTGGTAAAGATAATTATGTCTTCCCTCTCTCAATTTCTTGCTTGATTTTTTCTTCCCTCTCTTGATTTGTTTCTAGATGATTGTTGGAAAATAACACATGTAAAGAAATAATATTAAAACtacttaattattatttaaataacaataattgaaattgactattaatataattagtatCCACTTtactatttattatattaatttttaatttttaaacttttcaatttctcatatttaaaatgaaatattaatattatttaaattttaattatttttcaaataaaaataattgatattgactacctttacattaataatagtatttcaaattttatctatatatataattgaaattgactacctttacattaataTCATGCTAATTTGTTAAGTAATAAAGTTTTAAaattacgttcaaaaaaaagttttaaaattgACTTGGATTTAAAAAAGTGacaaaattaattacttatttattttaattttaattaaaaaatttatattattttttaaacttcTTATGCATataactaaaaattaaaatatatgaaatagttaaaatattaaaaggAAATTGAacatttacattaaatacattaagcaATAAAACTTTTCTACATTAGTAATAAAAtacactaacaaataataaatttactttgaataaattatattaaataataaaattaaagactaaaaaaattgaattagaaagaactattcaagaaaaaatattaaataataatatttaagaatttaaaaattgacttgactGTTGCatcaatgaaaaataataagaattaaaattaaacaataataaaataatatattaataaataatttgtagaaaataattttaaaatttaaaatgtcgTCATAAGGTACTTACtacttcttttttttaaacaaaggTATTATTTATAATACATGTGTGTATTATGCGACAAAGTTCTTCGAATATAATTCTGTATccattatatattagtaaaaatgacTTGAGGAAGTATAACAAAGTAAAATATTATGATAAAAGttgaaaaatttaaatttactaaacAATATTTTACGCTATTGAAgttataacttattatgcttcaaaaagaaaaagttaTAAGGCTTAAAAAATTCTACTACAACTTATTTGAggatattaaaaacttattactttattataaatatttgaaattaacttaatgatttttcataatattaaataatttttaaaatgacTCAATACTAAttgttaaatattaataattaaattttagtgatattaatattaattgttTATAAGAGAGAACACTGATactatttattgatttttttaacacaatttttagtttattttattaaattttataattaaaaattattctaatatttagttaaactataaaataaaattcatataatattaaaaagatATTGTAAATAATGTTGTGCAACACACATAccacacatatatatatctaGGTTAATTCTTATCAATAgtatactttaaaaaaaattaaaatttctctCTTAAGTTACTAGCAACAGTTAAGAAATAGAGCCAAATTCAaagaatttaaaaaattcataatagaaGCAAAATCTCTTATTTGATTACGatataaattattttctcaGTCTTGTTTGACTTTATagacttttttttggtacataaacTTTATAGACTTTGTTTCTTATAGATTCTTTTGTTAGAACTATAATTTTGAACTTCATTGTTGACCTTCAAGTAGACCTATACAATAATTTGACTACAATATTGTACTTTTTTTTTAGGTCAATAATATTGTAGCTTTAATTAGACTATTTAGCACGAGAGACATATAAAAAGGCCAACTTACCAGCTGCCACTTAGGCTGAGGCTGAAGTTGGTACTAAAAAGGCCCAACAAGAGTACAAGTATACTCTCACAGAACCAAGAAAATAAAGGGGTGTTGGAGTACAACTGTACAAGCGTGACAAAAGAAGTCTCACGTTggatagaaaaataagaattaatAGAATATATGTGAAATGACTTATTCACCCATTGTCGGAAGGTTTTGTGATGAAGGTATGTGGAT
This window harbors:
- the LOC130715027 gene encoding putative pectinesterase 52 translates to MNPKADIKVAVAAVVAGDKSFFFQCSFLGYQDTLIAAMGRHYYKDCYIQGEVDFIAGAGQSYFEDCKINVTHGQGYVPGFITAQSRASPNDPNGFVFEGGSVDGTGKVNLGRAWGPCSRVIFHKTYLSSVVTRKGWSFWNFPGQVDKITYAEVDCTGPGANSPLRVTWEKNITASELQEYSKSSFIDEDGWLANIPIKY
- the LOC130712167 gene encoding putative pectinesterase 10, coding for MELLPQPMISPLILLVICYFYLGAAIDCGGNHISKTITIDKSGSGGAFGSIQAGINSIESNNAQWVKIHINSGVYTEKVSIPYDKPCIILEGEGGRNTVISYGDTRTPASWEATFTSSPPNVIVSGITFEVNTLMTRYAYKFDNYSVV